CTTCCGCCCCCCTTCCGAATCCGGCGACTCCGACGCGCTCCAGGAGAAGATCACCGCGACCGCCTCGGGGCTCCTGTCGCTCCTGGGATTGGAGGCCGATCCGGTGAAGAGCCGCGAGACGATCCTCCTCTCCACGATCCTGAAGAATTCCTGGAGCCGCGGCGCCAGCCTGGATCTGGCCGGCCTGATCCGGCAGGTCCAGGATCCCCCGTTCGACAGCCTGGGGGTGATGTCGGTCGAGTCGTTCTATCCCGCGAAGGAGCGCCGCGAGCTGTCGCTGGCCCTCAACGGGCTGCTGGCTTCTCCCGGGTTCTCGGCATGGTTGGAGGGCGAGCCGCTGGACGTCGGCCGCCTCCTGCACACCGCCGCCGGAAAGCCGCGCGTCAGCATCTTTTCGATCGCCCATCTCTCGGACGCCGAGCGGATGTTCTTCGTGACGCTGCTGCTGAACGAGGTGATCGCCTGGATGCGCCGGCAGAGCGGGACTTCCAGCTTGCGGGCCATCCTCTATATGGACGAGATCTTCGGCTTCTTCCCGCCGACCGCGAACCCGAGCTCGAAGTTGCCGCTGCTGACGTTGATGAAGCAGGCGCGCGCCTTCGGCCTGGGGGTGGTCCTGGCGACGCAGAACCCAGTGGACCTCGACTACAAGGGGCTGTCCAACGCCGGCACCTGGATCCTGGGGCGCCTGCAGGCGGAGCGCGACAAGGCCCGGGTGCTCGAAGGGCTCGAGGGGGCGTCGGCCGCCGCCGGCGCGGCCTTCGACCGCTCCAGGATGGAGGCTACGCTCGCCGGCCTGAAAAGCCGTATTTTCCTCCTGAACAACGTGCACGACGATCGCCCGGTCCTCTTCGAGAGCCGCTGGTGCATGTCCTACCTGCGCGGCCCGCTCACCCGCGGGCAGATCCAGACGCTGATGGCGCCGCGCAAGACGAAGACAACGGAAGCAGACGAAGTGCCGGGTCCCGGCAAGTCGGCGCCAGCCCAGGAAGCCTCTCCTCCAGGCGGGCCCGCGGCTTTCGCCGAGAGGGCTCTGTTGCCGGCCGGCATCAAAGAAGTCTTCCTCAGACTTCGTGTCCAGGCTTCCCCCGGAACACGGTTGGTGTATCGGCCCGCGCTTCTGGGGTCTGCCCGGCTGCACTTCACACAGGTGAAGCCACGCCTGGATATGTGGCAGGAAGCCTGGCTCCTCGCCGATCTGAAGGGTGGTGCGGAAGACATCTGGAACGAGGCCCGATCCCTCGAAGGCGAGCCCGCTCTCGACGAGTCCCCCGCCGCCGGCGCTTCGTTCGACCCGCTTCCGGAGCCGGCCGGAAAATCCAAGAGCTACCAGGATTGGAAATTGTCACTCGTCGACGCGCTCTACCGGAGGCGGATCCTGACGATCTTCTCGAGCTCCCGGCCGGCGGATGTCTCGCGCTTGGGAGAGACCGAAGGGGATTTCCGCACCCGCCTCGGCATGGCGCTGCGCGAAAAGCGCGATCAGGAAGTGGAGGCGCTGCGTCAGCGGCATGCGGCGAAGCTCGCGGTCCTCCAGGATCGGATCCGCCGCGCCGAGCAGCGCGTCTCCGTCCAGCAATCGCAATACGACGCGCAGAAAGTGCAGACGGCGATCTCCGCCGGCGCGACCATTCTCGGGGCACTGTTCGGCAGGAAGACCTTCAGCGCAGGGGGCCTCGGGAAAGCCACGACGACTGCCCGCGGCGTGGGACGCGCCGCGCGCGAGCGGGAAGACGTCGGCCGGGCCGAGGAGAGCCTGGAGGATCTCCGGCAGCAGCTCGCCGATCTCCAGGCTAAGGTCGAATCGGAAGCCGAGGCTCTGCGGTCGGGATCGGAAGCCGCTTCCCTGCCCCTGGAGAAGGTGGAGCTCCATCCCAGGAAGGGCGACATCCAGCCCCGCGACGTCCTGCTCGTCTGGACCCCCTGGGAAATCGGCCCCACCGGCGAGATGACGCCAAGATTCTGAGCCGGTCTGCCCCGGCATCTCGAACGCTCGAGCCGTCATGTTGATTCGCATCATCCAGGGGATCGATGGGGTGCGCGCCGCCCAGGGTGTTGTGGTGGTGATCGACGTCATGCGCGCCTTCACCACGGCCGCGTACGCGTTCGA
The sequence above is a segment of the Candidatus Polarisedimenticolia bacterium genome. Coding sequences within it:
- a CDS encoding DUF87 domain-containing protein, translating into MKDFEGLGVFYLGRLLDSAGAPTSEALLYDSRDLTTHAVCIGMTGSGKTGLCLSLLEEAALDGVPAIAIDPKGDLGNLLLAFPDLSPADFRPWIDEGEAARSGIPPEELASKTAETWKKGLAAWGEDGERIRRLREAADFTIYTPGSTAGLPVSVLDSFRPPSESGDSDALQEKITATASGLLSLLGLEADPVKSRETILLSTILKNSWSRGASLDLAGLIRQVQDPPFDSLGVMSVESFYPAKERRELSLALNGLLASPGFSAWLEGEPLDVGRLLHTAAGKPRVSIFSIAHLSDAERMFFVTLLLNEVIAWMRRQSGTSSLRAILYMDEIFGFFPPTANPSSKLPLLTLMKQARAFGLGVVLATQNPVDLDYKGLSNAGTWILGRLQAERDKARVLEGLEGASAAAGAAFDRSRMEATLAGLKSRIFLLNNVHDDRPVLFESRWCMSYLRGPLTRGQIQTLMAPRKTKTTEADEVPGPGKSAPAQEASPPGGPAAFAERALLPAGIKEVFLRLRVQASPGTRLVYRPALLGSARLHFTQVKPRLDMWQEAWLLADLKGGAEDIWNEARSLEGEPALDESPAAGASFDPLPEPAGKSKSYQDWKLSLVDALYRRRILTIFSSSRPADVSRLGETEGDFRTRLGMALREKRDQEVEALRQRHAAKLAVLQDRIRRAEQRVSVQQSQYDAQKVQTAISAGATILGALFGRKTFSAGGLGKATTTARGVGRAAREREDVGRAEESLEDLRQQLADLQAKVESEAEALRSGSEAASLPLEKVELHPRKGDIQPRDVLLVWTPWEIGPTGEMTPRF